One window of Erwinia aphidicola genomic DNA carries:
- a CDS encoding aliphatic sulfonate ABC transporter substrate-binding protein: MQHSGPLLIDPASLAFQSVLDRLAPTDATVLIVGETGTGKEVVARYLHHHSPRRTQPFVAVNCGALTESLAESELFGHEKGAFTGAGERHQGWFEAAEGGTLLLDEIGELSLPLQVKLLRVLQEREVTRVGSRRPVKVNVRVIAATHVDLAVAIRERRFREDLFYRLNVAAVTLPPLRQRREDIPLLAEHFLTLYARRLGRPQLRLTDDSLAALMEYAWPGNVRELENTLHNAVLLSREPLIAPQQLRLNPVAPGPAFAAGEQALDQFLRQQLQQESGPIYQRVIDALVRNAFELSGENQLQAATLLGVSRNTLRTHLGHLGLIKARRSLASGDARQTAQRPAGDRELRIGYQKFGNLGILKARQSLEASFAGTGISVLWSEFPAGPQLLHALSSREIDFGTTGEVPPVFAQAENNPLLYVAWEPAAPQSVALLVAQDSPIQTLADLRGKRIAVNKGSNVHYLLVQMLDEAGMTLNDVRVLYAPPKYPLTPSDYHAVDAWMMWDPLLSDAEQSGCLRVIADGCGRVSNHQFYLAHRDFAAHSADLLHSVIRALEQTGRFIDANHAEATALLAAELGLGPEALSHALLRRSHQTQRMDLSVIRAQQTIADRFYALGLLPRAINVRDAVWQD, encoded by the coding sequence ATGCAGCATTCCGGCCCGTTACTGATTGACCCTGCCTCCCTCGCTTTTCAGAGCGTGCTGGACCGCCTTGCGCCAACCGATGCTACCGTGCTGATTGTCGGTGAGACCGGCACCGGCAAAGAGGTGGTGGCGCGCTATCTGCATCATCACAGCCCGCGCCGGACGCAGCCCTTTGTTGCGGTGAACTGCGGTGCGCTAACCGAAAGCCTGGCGGAATCCGAGCTGTTCGGCCATGAGAAAGGCGCGTTTACCGGCGCGGGTGAACGCCATCAGGGCTGGTTTGAAGCGGCGGAGGGCGGCACGCTGCTGCTGGATGAGATCGGCGAGCTGAGCCTGCCGCTGCAGGTTAAGCTGCTGCGCGTGCTGCAGGAGCGCGAAGTGACGCGAGTCGGGTCGCGCCGCCCGGTAAAGGTCAACGTACGAGTGATCGCTGCCACCCACGTGGATCTCGCGGTGGCAATCCGTGAACGCCGCTTTCGCGAAGATCTGTTTTATCGCCTCAATGTGGCGGCGGTCACCCTGCCGCCGCTGCGCCAGCGCCGCGAAGATATCCCGCTGCTAGCCGAGCATTTTCTCACGCTGTACGCCCGCCGCCTGGGGCGCCCGCAGCTGCGTTTAACCGACGACAGCCTTGCGGCGCTGATGGAGTATGCGTGGCCGGGCAACGTGCGTGAGCTGGAAAATACCCTGCACAATGCGGTGCTGCTGAGCCGCGAGCCGCTGATCGCTCCGCAGCAGCTGCGCCTCAACCCGGTCGCGCCAGGGCCAGCTTTCGCGGCGGGTGAGCAGGCGCTGGACCAGTTTCTGCGCCAGCAGCTGCAGCAGGAGAGCGGACCAATCTACCAGCGGGTGATCGACGCTTTAGTGCGCAATGCTTTTGAGCTGAGCGGTGAAAATCAGCTCCAGGCCGCCACGCTGCTGGGCGTCAGCCGCAATACGCTGCGCACTCATCTTGGCCATCTTGGACTGATCAAGGCGCGCCGCAGTCTGGCGAGCGGCGATGCGCGCCAGACTGCCCAGCGCCCTGCGGGCGATCGCGAACTGCGCATTGGCTACCAGAAATTTGGCAACCTCGGCATTCTTAAAGCGCGGCAGAGCCTGGAGGCGAGCTTTGCCGGAACGGGCATCAGCGTGCTGTGGAGCGAGTTCCCCGCCGGACCACAGCTGCTGCACGCACTCAGCAGCCGTGAGATTGATTTCGGCACCACCGGGGAAGTGCCGCCGGTCTTTGCCCAGGCCGAGAACAATCCCCTGCTGTACGTTGCCTGGGAACCCGCCGCGCCTCAGAGCGTGGCGCTGCTGGTGGCGCAGGACAGCCCGATTCAAACGCTTGCCGACCTGCGCGGCAAACGTATCGCAGTGAATAAGGGATCTAACGTGCACTATCTGCTGGTGCAGATGCTGGATGAAGCCGGAATGACGCTGAACGACGTGCGCGTGCTCTATGCACCGCCAAAATATCCGCTGACGCCCAGCGATTATCACGCGGTCGATGCCTGGATGATGTGGGACCCGCTGCTGAGCGACGCCGAGCAGAGCGGTTGCTTAAGAGTGATTGCTGACGGGTGCGGCCGGGTGAGCAATCATCAGTTTTACCTCGCGCATCGTGACTTTGCCGCACACTCGGCGGACCTGCTGCACAGCGTGATACGGGCGCTGGAGCAGACCGGGCGCTTCATTGATGCTAACCACGCAGAGGCCACCGCCCTGCTGGCCGCCGAACTGGGGCTGGGACCTGAGGCGCTATCGCACGCTCTGCTGCGCCGCAGCCACCAGACGCAGCGCATGGACCTGAGCGTGATCCGTGCGCAGCAAACCATTGCCGACCGCTTCTATGCGCTGGGATTACTGCCGCGCGCTATCAATGTGCGTGATGCCGTGTGGCAGGATTAA
- the ssuD gene encoding FMNH2-dependent alkanesulfonate monooxygenase: MSDSAQKNINVFWFLPTHGDGRYLGTTEGGRAVDLPYLQQVALAADNLGYYGVLIPTGKSCEDSWLVAAALAPITKRLRYLVAVRPGLQPPSLAARMAATLDRLSEGRLLINVVTGGDPVENKGDGIFLSHAERYQVTREFLEVYSRLLAGDKVDFHGEHIHVEGAEILFPPVQENGPPLYFGGSSDEAIDVAANQVDTYLTWGEPVAQVAEKLAVVRERAAARGRTLDYGIRLHVIVRETEEEAWAAADRLIAHVDDDTIAAAQKIFSRMDSAGQARMSALHSGSRDGLRIGPNLWAGVGLVRGGAGTALVGSPQQVADRIREYQELGIQNFILSGYPHLEEAHRFAELVMPLLPLASNGDKKQRTVNTGPFGETIGGDLRPKAQKQTSAS; the protein is encoded by the coding sequence ATGAGCGACTCAGCGCAGAAAAATATCAACGTATTCTGGTTTCTCCCGACCCACGGCGACGGGCGCTATCTTGGCACCACCGAGGGCGGGCGCGCCGTCGACCTGCCGTATCTACAGCAGGTCGCGCTGGCCGCTGATAACCTCGGCTATTACGGGGTGCTGATCCCGACGGGTAAAAGCTGCGAGGACTCCTGGCTGGTGGCTGCGGCGCTGGCACCGATCACCAAACGCCTGCGCTACCTGGTGGCGGTGCGCCCCGGACTGCAGCCGCCAAGCCTTGCGGCGCGCATGGCCGCCACGCTTGACCGTTTGTCAGAAGGGCGACTGCTGATCAATGTGGTGACCGGTGGCGACCCGGTGGAGAACAAAGGCGACGGTATTTTCCTCAGCCACGCCGAGCGCTATCAGGTGACCCGTGAGTTTCTCGAAGTCTATTCACGCCTGCTGGCGGGGGATAAGGTCGATTTTCACGGTGAACATATTCACGTTGAGGGGGCAGAAATTCTGTTCCCTCCGGTGCAGGAAAACGGCCCACCGCTCTATTTTGGCGGTTCATCCGATGAGGCGATAGACGTGGCCGCCAATCAGGTCGATACCTATCTCACCTGGGGTGAGCCGGTGGCTCAGGTCGCGGAAAAACTGGCGGTAGTGCGTGAACGCGCCGCGGCGCGCGGGCGCACGCTCGACTACGGTATTCGCCTGCATGTCATCGTGCGCGAAACCGAAGAGGAAGCCTGGGCCGCCGCCGACCGCCTGATCGCCCACGTTGACGATGACACTATCGCCGCCGCACAGAAGATTTTCTCGCGCATGGATTCCGCAGGCCAGGCGCGGATGAGCGCGCTGCACAGCGGTTCACGCGACGGGCTGCGCATCGGGCCAAACCTGTGGGCCGGTGTCGGGCTGGTGCGCGGGGGCGCGGGCACCGCGCTGGTTGGCAGCCCGCAGCAGGTGGCGGACCGCATTCGCGAATATCAGGAGCTGGGCATCCAGAACTTTATCCTGTCCGGCTACCCGCATCTGGAAGAGGCGCACCGCTTTGCCGAGCTGGTGATGCCGCTGCTACCGCTGGCGAGCAATGGCGATAAAAAACAGCGCACGGTAAACACCGGGCCGTTTGGCGAAACCATCGGTGGCGATCTGCGCCCGAAAGCGCAAAAGCAAACCAGCGCAAGTTAA
- the sfnG gene encoding dimethylsulfone monooxygenase SfnG, which yields MSQSTPIKFAYWVPNVSGGLVISHIAQRTSWDFDYNRKLAQIAEQAGFEYALTQIRFTAGYGADNQHESVSFSQGLLGATEKLKVIAALLPGPWNPTLAAKQIATISHLSNARIAVNIVSGWFRGEFKAIGEPWLDHEERYLRSEEFIRCLKGIWREPTFNFAGDFYRYRDYSLKPKPLDPQPEIFQGGSSRAARDMAARVSDWYFTNGNTVEGIRQQVEDIRHKAAANQHQVKIGVNGFVIARDSEQEAQQVLQQILDHANPDAVKGFQHEVKNAGSASPEGEGNWAKSTLEDLVQYNDGFKTNLIGTPQQIAERIMALKQAGVSLMLLGFLHFQEEVEFFGREVIPRVRELERQQQLELSHG from the coding sequence ATGAGTCAGTCAACGCCGATTAAATTTGCCTACTGGGTACCGAATGTTTCAGGTGGCCTGGTCATCAGTCATATCGCACAGCGCACCAGCTGGGATTTTGACTATAACCGCAAGCTCGCGCAGATTGCCGAGCAGGCTGGTTTCGAGTATGCGCTGACGCAGATCCGCTTTACCGCCGGATACGGCGCTGATAATCAGCATGAGTCGGTCAGTTTTTCCCAGGGCCTGTTGGGGGCCACCGAGAAGCTGAAGGTGATCGCCGCGCTGCTGCCAGGCCCCTGGAATCCAACGCTGGCGGCGAAACAGATCGCCACCATCAGCCACCTGTCGAATGCGCGCATCGCGGTGAATATCGTCAGTGGATGGTTTCGCGGCGAGTTCAAAGCGATTGGCGAGCCGTGGCTCGATCATGAAGAGCGCTATCTGCGATCCGAAGAGTTTATTCGCTGCCTGAAGGGCATCTGGCGCGAACCGACCTTTAACTTTGCCGGCGATTTCTACCGCTACCGCGACTACTCGCTGAAGCCAAAGCCACTGGACCCACAGCCGGAGATTTTCCAGGGCGGCAGCTCGCGTGCAGCGCGTGATATGGCCGCACGCGTCTCCGACTGGTACTTCACCAATGGCAATACCGTGGAAGGTATTCGCCAGCAGGTTGAAGATATCCGTCACAAAGCAGCAGCCAATCAGCATCAGGTAAAAATTGGCGTTAACGGTTTTGTTATCGCGCGTGACAGCGAGCAGGAAGCGCAACAGGTGCTACAGCAGATCCTCGACCACGCCAACCCTGATGCGGTAAAAGGCTTCCAGCATGAGGTTAAAAATGCCGGCAGCGCCTCGCCGGAAGGGGAAGGTAACTGGGCAAAATCCACGCTCGAGGATCTGGTGCAGTACAATGATGGTTTTAAAACTAACCTGATCGGTACTCCGCAGCAGATTGCCGAACGTATTATGGCGCTAAAACAGGCCGGAGTGAGCCTGATGCTGCTGGGCTTCCTGCATTTCCAGGAAGAGGTCGAATTCTTTGGCCGTGAAGTGATCCCGCGGGTGCGCGAGCTGGAGCGGCAACAACAGCTGGAGTTGAGTCATGGCTGA